The Magnolia sinica isolate HGM2019 chromosome 9, MsV1, whole genome shotgun sequence genome contains a region encoding:
- the LOC131256476 gene encoding nuclear transcription factor Y subunit B-6 — MDRKGGGFHACQRHHKSSSGHDGDCTVREQDRFMPIANVIRIMRKVLPTHAKISDDSKETMQECVSEYISFITSEANERCQREQRKTITAEDVLWAMSKLGFDDYIEPLIAYLRRYRELEGVHHGSMRGEPLLKRAISMGALAPAAYPPAFHMGHHQGLFGGMAGCFMDGSGATSSHVAMAGYDPYSGYK; from the exons ATGGACCGTAAAGGTGGTGGTTTTCATGCTTGCCAAAGGCACCATAAGTCCAGCTCCG GGCATGACGGTGACTGCACCGTCCGCGAGCAGGACCGATTCATGCCGATTGCCAACGTGATAAGGATAATGCGAAAGGTCCTACCAACCCATGCCAAGATATCAGACGACTCCAAGGAGACAATGCAGGAATGTGTGTCTGAGTACATAAGCTTCATCACTAGCGAGGCTAACGAACGGTGCCAGCGCGAGCAGCGCAAGACGATCACTGCAGAAGATGTGCTGTGGGCCATGAGTAAGCTTGGGTTTGATGACTACATTGAGCCACTCATTGCTTATCTCCGTCGGTACCGTGAACTTGAAGGCGTCCACCATGGTTCCATGAGGGGCGAGCCCTTGCTGAAGCGGGCTATCAGTATGGGTGCTTTGGCACCGGCGGCTTATCCACCTGCGTTCCATATGGGTCATCATCAGGGTCTGTTTGGAGGAATGGCTGGTTGTTTTATGGATGGGTCTGGTGCAACCTCGTCCCATGTGGCTATGGCTGGCTATGATCCTTATTCCGGTTACAAGTGA